Proteins from one Mus caroli chromosome 3, CAROLI_EIJ_v1.1, whole genome shotgun sequence genomic window:
- the Casp6 gene encoding caspase-6, with amino-acid sequence MTETDGFYKSREVFDPAEQYKMDHKRRGIALIFNHERFFWHLTLPERRGTNADRDNLTRRFSDLGFEVKCFNDLRAEELLLKIHEVSTSSHIDADCFICVFLSHGEGNHVYAYDAKIEIQTVTGLFKGDKCQSLVGKPKIFIIQACRGSQHDVPVVPLDVVDHQTDKLDNVTQVDAASVYTLPAGADFLMCYSVAEGYYSHRETVNGSWYIQDLCEMLARYGSSLEFTELLTLVNRKVSQRRVDFCKDPGAIGKKQVPCFASMLTKKLHFCPKPSK; translated from the exons ATGACAGAAACCGATGGCTTCTACAAAAG TAGGGAAGTGTTCGATCCAGCCGAGCAGTACAAGATGGACCACAAGAGGAGAGGAATTGCCCTCATCTTCAATCACGAGAGGTTCTTTTGGCACCTGACACTCCCAGAGAGGCGGGGCACCAACGCAGACAGAGACAACCTGACTCGCAG GTTTTCAGATCTAGGATTTGAAGTGAAATGCTTTAACGACCTCAGAGCAGAAGAACTCCTGCTAAAAATTCACGAGG TGTCGACTTCAAGCCACATAGACGCCGATTGCTTCATCTGTGTCTTCCTGAGCCACGGGGAAGGCAACCACGTTTATGCATACGACGCCAAAATTGAAATTCAGACGGTGACTGGCTTGTTCAAAGGAGACAAGTGTCAGAGCCTGGTTGGAAAACCCAAGATATTTATCATCCAG GCCTGTCGGGGCAGCCAGCATGACGTACCTGTGGTTCCCCTGGACGTGGTGGATCACCAGACAGACAAGCTGGACAATGTGACCCAGGTGGATGCTGCATCTGTGTACACGCTGCCAGCGGGGGCAGACTTCCTCATGTGCTACTCTGTCGCAGAAG GGTATTACTCTCACCGAGAAACTGTGAACGGCTCCTGGTACATTCAGGATTTGTGTGAGATGCTGGCGAGGTACGGCAGTTCCCTGGAGTTCACGGAGTTGCTCACGCTGGTGAACAGAAAGGTCTCTCAGCGCCGCGTGGACTTCTGCAAAGACCCGGGTGCAATCGGCAAGAAGCAGGTTCCCTGCTTCGCCTCAATGCTGACCAAAAAGCTGCATTTCTGTCCCAAACCTAGTAAGTAG